The following are encoded in a window of Rissa tridactyla isolate bRisTri1 chromosome 3, bRisTri1.patW.cur.20221130, whole genome shotgun sequence genomic DNA:
- the CCDC28A gene encoding coiled-coil domain-containing protein 28A isoform X2, whose product MEERKIKRRSPKSSTSHPAQVANSKKSSVPVSKSTAFSNPAPQPAVQKPKLKRVIKEKAKPPGGEAKGAQAAPIQHSFLTDVSDVQEMERGLLSLLNDFHSGKLQAFGNECSIEQMEHVRSMQEKLARLNLELYGELEELPEDKRKLASDSNLDRLLSDACFGEWSSLAVTV is encoded by the exons atggaagaaaggaaaatcaagagGAGGAGCCCCAAATCATCTACCAGTCACCCTGCTCAGGTTGCAAACTCTAAGAAAAGCTCAGTGCCAGTCAGTAAAAGTACAGCATTTTCAAATCCCGCACCACAGCCTGCGGTACAAAAACCAAAGTTAAAACG tgtaataaaagagaaagcaaaacctCCAGGAGGTGAAGCAAAAGGGGCACAGGCAGCACCCATCCAGCATTCTTTTCTCACAGATGTATCGGATGTCCAGGAAATGGAAAGGGGACTTCTGAGTCTCCTGAATGACTTCCATTCTGGCAAACTTCAAGCATTTG GAAATGAATGTTCCATAGAACAGATGGAGCATGTGCGGAGTATGCAGGAGAAACTTGCTCGCCTCAATCTGGAGCTCTATGGGGAGCTGGAAGAACTCCCTGAAGATAAAAGAAAGCTAGCCAGCGACTCCAACCTGGATAGGCTGCTATCAGAT GCTTGTTTTGGTGAGTGGAGCAGCCTAGCTGTAACTGTCTGA
- the CCDC28A gene encoding coiled-coil domain-containing protein 28A isoform X1, whose translation MEERKIKRRSPKSSTSHPAQVANSKKSSVPVSKSTAFSNPAPQPAVQKPKLKRVIKEKAKPPGGEAKGAQAAPIQHSFLTDVSDVQEMERGLLSLLNDFHSGKLQAFGNECSIEQMEHVRSMQEKLARLNLELYGELEELPEDKRKLASDSNLDRLLSDLEELNSSIQKLHLADAQDIPNGATG comes from the exons atggaagaaaggaaaatcaagagGAGGAGCCCCAAATCATCTACCAGTCACCCTGCTCAGGTTGCAAACTCTAAGAAAAGCTCAGTGCCAGTCAGTAAAAGTACAGCATTTTCAAATCCCGCACCACAGCCTGCGGTACAAAAACCAAAGTTAAAACG tgtaataaaagagaaagcaaaacctCCAGGAGGTGAAGCAAAAGGGGCACAGGCAGCACCCATCCAGCATTCTTTTCTCACAGATGTATCGGATGTCCAGGAAATGGAAAGGGGACTTCTGAGTCTCCTGAATGACTTCCATTCTGGCAAACTTCAAGCATTTG GAAATGAATGTTCCATAGAACAGATGGAGCATGTGCGGAGTATGCAGGAGAAACTTGCTCGCCTCAATCTGGAGCTCTATGGGGAGCTGGAAGAACTCCCTGAAGATAAAAGAAAGCTAGCCAGCGACTCCAACCTGGATAGGCTGCTATCAGAT CTAGAAGAACTGAATTCATCTAT
- the CCDC28A gene encoding coiled-coil domain-containing protein 28A isoform X3, which translates to MEERKIKRRSPKSSTSHPAQVANSKKSSVPVSKSTAFSNPAPQPAVQKPKLKRVIKEKAKPPGGEAKGAQAAPIQHSFLTDVSDVQEMERGLLSLLNDFHSGKLQAFGNECSIEQMEHVRSMQEKLARLNLELYGELEELPEDKRKLASDSNLDRLLSDHNCCI; encoded by the exons atggaagaaaggaaaatcaagagGAGGAGCCCCAAATCATCTACCAGTCACCCTGCTCAGGTTGCAAACTCTAAGAAAAGCTCAGTGCCAGTCAGTAAAAGTACAGCATTTTCAAATCCCGCACCACAGCCTGCGGTACAAAAACCAAAGTTAAAACG tgtaataaaagagaaagcaaaacctCCAGGAGGTGAAGCAAAAGGGGCACAGGCAGCACCCATCCAGCATTCTTTTCTCACAGATGTATCGGATGTCCAGGAAATGGAAAGGGGACTTCTGAGTCTCCTGAATGACTTCCATTCTGGCAAACTTCAAGCATTTG GAAATGAATGTTCCATAGAACAGATGGAGCATGTGCGGAGTATGCAGGAGAAACTTGCTCGCCTCAATCTGGAGCTCTATGGGGAGCTGGAAGAACTCCCTGAAGATAAAAGAAAGCTAGCCAGCGACTCCAACCTGGATAGGCTGCTATCAGAT CATAATTGTTGCATTTGA